The Lutra lutra chromosome 1, mLutLut1.2, whole genome shotgun sequence genomic sequence AATCTGTACAAGCTCGGCTGGACGTACAGCCAGGGCGATCGTTCCTCCAGACAGCACCAGCCCTGAGCAcgctccccgccctccccccggAGCTCTGATTCACCTGTCCTCCCTGCCAGTCGGCTCCAGTGGCCCCGGACCCTGTGAACTGTCGCCCCTGCAGCGCAGACCAGGACAGAGTTGAGCCTGTCACCCGGGGAGCTCAGAGTCCGGGCATAGAAATGGGGAGAGCGCCCGTGTGGACCACTCTTAAAACTGATGAGCgcgggggtgcccgggtggctcagtcagttgagcgtctgcctttggctcaggtcacgatctcagggtcctggaatcgagccccgcatagggctccctgctcaatggaaagtctatttctccctttactGTCCCCCAGCTcagttgtgctttctctctcaaataaataaaatcttcaacccccccccccaaatacaaaaaacTCAAAAGCTCTGACGTGTGTGGTTTTAGGTCTGTGGTGGATGAGTGATGGGACTTCCGACCCCAAGCCCCGGGCAATGGGTTTGCTCCGACACGTGCAGCATCGTAGGACGGGGTGGGTGTGGGCAGAAGGCCCCGTGCTCACCCCTACGGGGTGAAGGGTGAAcgagagccaggcagaggcagtCGGGCCTGAGTGGCCCAAGAGCCCCTTCTGGGAGTTTGCATTTAATCGAGGTACAGCCTGCCAAACCTGGCTACGTTTTGGAAGAGCAAGAGCCCGAAACCCAGCTGGCCGCTGTTGCAGGAGTTCCCCAAGGAGACCTGGGGTCAGATCAGGGCGACAAGTGGCGGGGACAGGTCCCACTGGCATTTGAGTTGTTGTTTGAGGGGTGAAGTCACCCTCTGCGGGCCGGTCTGAAATCCAGACCACAGCCAAGGAAGTCTGAACGCGTGCAGGTAAAGTTGGAGCACAGCCCTGGCCCCCCCACGCAATGCGGCAGGTCACCCAGCAGACCAGCCTCATGCTGCAGTGGCAGCCCGCCTCTGGGACAGAGCTGAGTATCTCCGCCTGGGACACGGGCACCTCTCTGCTCCCGCGTGGAGGCGAGGCCTGGGGAGCAGAGGCGTCGGGCCGGTAGTGGTGTTTCTGCTCGGGCAGCTGCGCAGATGCTTGAAGCGTCCGGGAGCCGCGCCCAGCAGCCCCTCACGGGGTTGGGGTAAGGGcgtgtgggggagggacagggcccTGAGCCTCCCCATCAGGCATGTGGGCCGATGTCAGCATCTGCCAACCCCCTGCCTTCCGGTCGTTCCCCAGAAGCGTACAACATCAAGGACTAACGTGAGTGCAAAGAGAGGTTTTGTTTATTGGACTTGGCTTGGATGTGACGGACACACTGCAGACAGAAGTACAGACCGATCGTCAACACACGGTTCTCGCCAGCAGAGCCAGGTAAATCCAGAGAAAACACACAGATCAAAAGACAGGTTCCATTTCATGTCCTTTCCAACACCAACAAGCACTTCCGCATGTCCCTGACCCTCCTTTGTGTTTGCGGGTACACGGGAGTTAGGACTACGCATTTATAAAGTGTGGTACCAAAGTGTACAAAACTAACCAGACAGGGGGTCGGGGGCAGAAGAGGACTGTTTTACAAAATACTAGCTCACCAGCGTTAAGGTAAGTGGTTTCCAGTTTTGGACTTCCAAGTCCCCTTCGCTACTCTGCCTGGGAAAATGACATGCACCGCGTAGAAACTGGTATtctaaatacatttctttgtgcaacacactcgtgtgtgtgtgtgtaacaagaattaaaaaagttttcttcctttgttgcCAAAATCTAGGCATTAAAAATACGCCCCCGTAAACCTACCCAATTTACCCATGGAGTAAGTCAGGACagattgagagagggagggacagagtccCCGGTCGCTGCTGGACCCGAGTCCGGAGGCGCGGCCTCACCAGCAGGCCCATCTCCCGGAGCAGCAGAGGCCGCCGTGCACGTGACGGGAGCTCCCTGCGTTCACCTAACTGTGCCCTTGGGTGTCTCACTACAACATCTCAAGGCCGCTGGACTGCACGGCCCATctttaaagctaaaataaaaaccGTTAGAAAAATAATCTGGCCAACGATAATGGAACACTTTTTTCTTagacaaaaagttaaaaatacgtGACTCTCCCAATCTCATCTTCTGGCATGATCGGCCTTGGTTCTGTCTTACCGAACGCAGCACTACCGGCCCCGCGAACACGGCCCCAGCATCTCGGATGCCAGACTTCTCGTTACAGGGACCGACGGCTCAGTCGAGTCACCTCTTCTCTCAGGGACTAATCAGGACTGAACTTCATTACAGAGCAGGCAAAGGACAGGGTGCACACTTCCCTCTCCGCCCGCCTCTGCTGCACAGGCCACCTGACCCCCGGGGCCCGTAACTGCTGACAGAGCCCCACCCTGGCGACATGACGAAGAAACTAGAGTCACATCAACACAGCCCTGCCAACCAAGGGGGCCTCCCTGGTCAGGTGAAGTGGGGGCTGGTCCCACTGAGGCAGCCCTGGGGGCCTGCACGGGgcggaggcaggaagggaggcccGAGGTCCCCCGAGCAGACAGCGCGCGCCAGGGCAGCACGGAGCACCCCCACACCCACATTACAGACCCCCGAGTTCATTCCTTTCTTGAGGTCTGGGATTTGTGTTCGTAAACTCTAATGGGAGCCAGAGGCCCAGGGGCTCCCCTTAGGTGACCATGTGATGCCCGAGCGCGCCTCCCGTCCGCAGCTTCCCCgcgctccctcccctctcctcggCGGAAGCCTGAGCGCCTCAACCCCCGCAGCGACCCCCGTAGCGAGCGAAAGGCAGAAATCGGCAGAAATCGTCGGGGCGGGCTTCCACACGTCTGGTGAGAGCGCGCGCGAAGGAAGACGCACACGTTCTCAGGGGCCGATTCCGGGCCGATTCCGGGCCTCCGGCGGGAGCGCAGCGGTCGGACGCCGCGCCTGCGAAGCAACGCCTTGCGGCCGGGGTCGGGAGAGCGGCTTCCGCGAGGCCGGTCACTCCGGCTGCCGCAAAGGCTTTGGCGGAAGGGAAGGAGGGTGACCAGAGCACGGACCCCGAGCAAGGAGTGTGCCCCGTCGCGGGTGAGCGCCGAGGAGGGCCGCTCCCCCGTCAAGACACTTTGGGCTGGCCTGAGAGGTAGGAACACGGAAGGAAACAGGgcccaggggagggaaggggcgaCCCGAGGGCGGGGGCtttcctctccccgcccctcctgcAGGTCCGCGTTATTGCTGGTCGGGTTACGGGCGTCTGCCCCGCACAGTCTGTCAGATGTCCGTGGACCGGGGGAGGAAGGCCGGGAGCTTGGGGGGGACCAGAAGAAGCCGGCAGCcagcccccccccctcccccccgggcCTGCCACAGTGCTGGGCGCCCGAGCTAGGCTGCCGCCTCCAGGCTCCCATGGCCGCAGTGCCACGTGACGGACGGTCGCTGTGCTCGGCTCCCAGGCTGGTGGGGGTCCCCGAAGTCACCGCAAACGCCAGGCCCGGAGAACTCACACCGACGGCCTGTGTAGCAAAACCTTAGGCAGAGGCCCGCAGCGCCCGCTCACACCTTGTTTACACGCAGTTCATGGGGACTTAGAAACCAACAGAAAAGGCCCCACCGTCTTAAAGTTATAATTTATAGACTCTCTGTACAAACGCAGCCTGAGAGGCTCCGCTGCTACTAGAAGAAGTCCGCAGCCGTCGGCCTCCTCTTCGGCACGGCGGGCAGCAGCTTCCTGGGCCCCGGAGGGGTGCTGGCAGGCGAGCCCGTGGGGGTCTTTAGCACTCCATGCAGGGGCCTCTGCTCAGGGTTGAAGGCCACTCGGGAGGGGCCCGTGGGACTGACCAGGATGCTCTTGTCCGTCTTCTTGAACTCTGGCCCGGATGAAAGCAAGGCCCCACGTTAACGGGGCAGCACTTCCGACCTGCCTCCCCCAGCCAAGCAGCGTCCCCCATGGGCACTGTCGCTGATTCACACGCCGGCGGCTCCCACGGGAGCCGGGCTGTGCACCCCAGCAGGGCAGTGCCTGTCCCGAGGCCGAGAGCGGGCCCAGAGCTTCAGGAGGAAAGGTTGCCGGCATCCTGGTTCACGGGGACGAATGAACCAGTGTTTGCAGACACCATGGGAGGGGAGCGCCAGCGGGTCTGGTTCTGAGAGGAGGGACTCGGGGGGTCAGGGGTGCTCAGGGAACACGGATGAGCCTGAGGCTCGAGTGGTGGCTGCGGGAGACTTTCCTTCCAGCTCTCTGGCTCCCCCCGCTGTCTCCAGCTCCCGGAACAAGGCCTTGCAAGCTCTGGGGCCGCTCAGGGCCGAGGGATGGTCCCTTCCCcctcacgcacacacacgtgcacacacgcacacatttaCTGGTGGGCCCTACGAAGAATCAGGTCTTAAAACACACTGCATCCTTTCAGAGTCTGGCTTccgttaacaaaacaaaacaagctgaTAGCACCAAGACTAAAAGCAACCAGATGAGAACGTCCCTCCTACCGTCTCCCCTGGGACATGGCTCCCGAGGCAGCCACGGCTGGCCACCGTCCGTCGGtaccccaggccaggccagcctTGCGCGTTCTGGGTGGTCCAGGCTCAAGAGGGCTTTCCACCGCGTCTTCTCCCAGGCAGAAACCGTCCAGAGGCCCCAAGGAAACCCCTCCGCACCCAACCCTGGCCGACCCACCAAAAGCCTGGCGGCGGGACTTCCGACTCAGGAATAGATCAGGGCCTGCGTCTCCCACACTCACCTGCAGTCATGTTTCTGTTCAGCCCGAAGGTGACTTTCTTGGATGGTGTCTTGTCTCGCTGCAAAGGGAGAACGACAAAGGGAATGAGACAGCAGTGGTGGGGGCGCTCGGCTGGGCGGACTGCACCGCCCCTGGACACCCTCCGTCAGGACAGGCCAGCCCTGGGCCTGGTGTCTCTGGGCACACAGCGGCCATGTGCTGCACCCTGGGGGTGACGCAGGGCACGGCATAAGGTCTGAACCTCCCAGCCGATGGGAGAGCTCAGCTCTTCAGAGCGGCAAGGACGCCCATTCACCTGGAGTTTCATGATCTTACACACACCGGGGACGGACTCTGGCTTTGGGGGGCAGCGCACATGCTCCCCAGCGTTTCCCACACAGACAGATCGGGGGTTCTAACAACTCAGAGTTAGCCAAGATGTCTTCTGTCTGGAAGACTCTGGGTGCGGGCCCGCCCTGTGTGATGAAACGCCCCAGTTCTGCCCACACCATTCCTGCTTTAAGGCCTACACGTTTTAGGACAGGAACTTGTCTCCTGTCCTCGGGATCATCTGGCAGGTGTCTCCAGGACACGGTGCGCGCGCGGCGAACACAGGCAGTCGCCCCTCTGCTAGTACGAGCAGGTGCCGTGGCAGCACCTCCTCTTCCCAGAGTGGTTCCTGTGTTGTGGGCCTCCCGGCAGGGCCAGCCCAGCAGCCCCCGGCCTACTCGGCTTCGCTCTGCACCTGGCTCCACACCCCCAACGGCACCTGGCGGAGCTGGCCGTGTGCTTTACATGACCCCGACCCGGCTTCCGGGAGCAGCCGTCACTCTTTCCCCCACCCGACCAGTCCTCCCTGCGTCCTGGGCAGTGACCCATGCCGACCTCCTCCAGGTCTCCCCTGTTCCCAGGCATTCAAAGACGAGGCTTCACCCACGGCACCTGCAATCCCCGCAGCCAATCCCTCAGGCCATCCCAGATTGCCGAGAGACGAGCCCTGGGGACCCCCGGCACGGCAGACCAGGGCTCCATGGGCCAGCAGTGGGGCCCGAGGCCCAGCGCCCAGCGCCCGCGTGTGTGGCTCCCAGGCAGCAGTGGGCTGTGCGGCTGCGGGGAGGCTGGGGGTGGCCTGCGGGGCTAAGCTCACGCACCTGCAGGGCACGGGGCACAGAGGCGACAGCAGTGCTGCTCTTGGCTTTTCTGAAGAACAGCGGCTTTGGTAAGAAGGGGGTGTCGAACCGCACAAAGTCATTCTCTGGCCTCAACGGCCGCTTCTTCGAGGGGCTGGAAACGCCCCCACCCCCCtgtgaagggaggggagagaggagaggtcacaCCCGTGTGCAAGGGGGGACCAGGGCCCACAGGACGCTGCGTCTGCAGCTCAgacaccccccccgccccctgcccaaCACGGCTCTCGGAATTGGTGAGTGTGGACTCCGGGCCCACGTGGCCGAGGGTTCCCCAGCTGCTCAGCCACAAGAAGCCACGTTTATCTATCTCCCGACTTAGCTCTCCCTGCTCTGAAGACTCCTGCCTTTCAAAGACCGCCTGTGACACGGTGACTCGTCTTCTCATTTCGGACCAAAGACCTCACCAGCCACTGAGATGTCGGGGGCAGAAGAGCGAGCACGAGGTCCAGTTAGGACCTGCGGGTTGTTATGGCAGACAACCGTCCCCGGGTGTGTGGCGGCCAACCGCCACCCCCGCCAGGCCCCTGCCCGGCTGACGTCGTGCTGCTGGATTCTGCAGGGTCTTCGCGTTCCTAGCTTGGAAGCTGCTGCCTTCCCTCAGCAGACCCCACGGTGCCGTAAGTAAGGGCCAGACCTGGGGAGCCTCCTTTGCACGCCAGCACCCCACAGCAGAGACACACGACCGCTTTAGAGAGGAAAACCCTCCCTTGAACCTCTTTAGCAATTGTCCAGTGCCGAGGAAAACTGTCTGGGCCTGAGAGATAAGACTAGGTTTCTCGGATAGTCTCAGGCAAGAAAGAGACCAAATGAATGATGCGCGGGGGCCGAGGGACAGTGGTACCAGCGACAGAGCTGCTCAGGGGACAGTCTAAGGCGAGACCAGGCTTCCCAGAGCCCAGCGGACAGATCTGTGTGTTTCCCCAGCTGAGACTTTTCCCAAGCACAGACTCACCTACCTAACTGGTCAGAAGCACCGTTAGCCTGGGAATAGCGCTTAGCTGAGCACACGCGGGTGCCCCTGACCCATGGCATCGGCTCCCTGGGTGCCGCACAGCAGTGCCCGCCCATGTGCATGCCGGACGCGGGCAGCAAGCCTGTCTGGGAAGGGCCAGGGAGTAAGCACTGACAGCTCGGTGGGCCGCAGGGTTTGTAACTACTCCTGCCGGGTATCGAGGTGGccacactggggtggggggcaaaggggAGGGACGTGGAAAGATCTAGAGCTCCAGACACGTAAGCACAGACGGGCAGACAGGCTTTCCATTAAAAAGATAAGCAAGAAAGGTAAGAGAACTGGCCCCAAAAGGTCCAAAGAAAAGCTGGGAGCTGACGAAGGAACAGCAGAACAGGGTCTGGCGGGGACGGCTGCCCGTGTATACGGCAGGGCAGCAGTGTCCTCGGCCAGGGGCACTCCCTCCTGGCTTGGGGCTGGCCCCTCTGCAGCTGTGGGGGGAGCAacctgctggggtgggggcgccAGGGCACCGGTGTATTTCCTCGTTGGCCGGGGCTGTTACAAACCAGGGCTGCTCCTCGGCCCGGAACTCTGGcctgtccccccacctctgccccgcAGATCGGGGCCGGCTGCCTTACCAGAGCTGGGACAAGCgtggcctctgcctctggcacCCCACTGAGTGACACAGACTCaggcccctccttcctcctcttcctctttttcaggATGACGGCTTTCTGACCGGACGGGCTGTGCAGGTCGAGGCTGCTGggctctcccttctttttcttcagccTCCTGCCCGGGGACAGGGGCCAGGCCAGCACCGGGGGGCCGCTGCCGTTGACCGGGAGGGCTCCCAGTTTCCGCTTCTTCTTTGGGATGGGAGCTCCACCAGCCGGGGAGGCTCCTGAAGTCAGGGCCTGAGCGCAGGCACTGCTGGGGCTGCCAGGGGCCGCGTCCTCCGGAGGCAGGGGTGATGCAGGCTCCACGCCCCCGCCCTGCACCCTGGGGCTCCTCTTCCTGGGCCGTTTTCTCCTGCTGTGCACTGGGGCGGGCTCCACGCCGCTCTGCTCCTGGGGGCCCGAGGTGGCCACTGTCCCTGGCTCCAGGGGCGTCTTCGGGGCTTTGCCCGCACTGGCCTCCGGCTTGCCGCCCCCGTTCTGCTCTGGGCGCACAGCTTCCGGCCCTGACCCCGAATGCTCAGGCTGGAAgtggttcttctttttcttcttcctttttcttttctgaacactGGCTTCGCTCTCCTCTTCCTCAGCAAGAGACAACTTGTTTCCTAGAAAGACACCGGAGCCCGTGAACAGTGTCTGATGTCAGGGTGGCCGCAGGCTTTGTTGGGCGCCTTGCTCTCCCTGGCCCAGCCAGGGCCAGAGCCTCCGAAGACCGGTTCCCGCAGCCCTGTCCAGGCCCGTGGGAACCGCAGAGCCAGGCCGGACGTGAACACCAGCTACGGGGAGTGCTGAGTCCCGTGCTCTTCGCACCTGCGCAGCCCCTGAAGGCGGCCCCAGGAGGGAACACGGGCTCTACATTCTGGGAGGCTGTGGGTGGTCCCCTGGACAGCCACGACACTCAGCTCTTTCCTCTCCAGCCGCCAAGAGCCCCATCTGGGGCCAGGCCTCCCAGCACTCCCCGACAGCGGCCTGCACCCGCCTCGCCCTCTTCCCTCACCAGCACCAGCTTCGCGGCTCACCTcgctccttctccagctctgttctctctagaactttatttccttttctcttctgccttcctcGGTCGAGGGTTTGGTCATCTTCATCAGCAGAAACACCGTCCACAAAACCGAACTGAGACACGCTTCCTGCCGGACCCCAGAGCCGCAGCTCGTCAGCCGAGACCATCAAGACTCCGCCCCCGCCTTGCCTGGGAAGCTTCTCCACTCTGACTTCCACGTCCTCATCCCTGCTATCATGACCTCCCCAACCCAAAGCTGCCGCAGACGCAGGGATGGCACCCATGGGGGAACACGCTGACAGCGGAGCCCCTAGGGCTCAGCCACTCTCGCTCCCATGGCACTGGCCACGGACGACAGCTTTTCCCCAGGGGCACGACGACCATgacagcagaggaaagggagccTAAGGGGTCGActtctttttcctgaaaaatcaAACTGGAAGCTTCCTGGACCAACAGAAATCCCCCCATTGAAATGACAAGGACCCCTCTGCCCTGCTGTGGCCTGGGTGCACGGTGGTGAGGCAGGAGCTCAGCCCGAGGACGGCCTTCACAGTTGAGGGCTGCTGCTAAGGCTCCCAGCGCCTCTCAGTCCTGTTTCTCAGCATTTGCCGTGACTGCCCCAGCGGGGCCACGTGCAAGTACCATCACCCGCTGCAATCCCCCGGCCTCACCTTCGGAGAGATCCCGGAACCTGAAACACAGAACAAGGGCCCCTGAGGAAAGccctcttttctgtcttccacaAACACACAGGACCTGACGTTTAGGCTGTGCCCTCTGGGCGAGCGCGGGCCGctgtcttttccttccccaggggAGGCCAAGGGTGCTGTGAGCCAGAGGCCTGAAGTGGAGGAGGAACTGCCCTCCGGGACACGGCGACCTGGAGACTGTCTTGGTTCGTTCACACAGAACAGAAGAAATGACAATTTCTTTCTCTGGGCTGGAACAGCTTCCCTCTCTGCCGACAGCCCTTGTCCTCTCTGCTCACCGGGTGGAGAAAACGCTCCCCGCGGGGCCAGGGCTGGAGCACATGGGAAGCGTGGGGGCTGTGTGCTGGTGGGGGGCAGAGCTCTGGGGGTGTGGGGAGTAGGCCTGAGCCCAGCTCCGCCACCTGCCAGCTGGGACACCAGCCGAGCCCTGTGGGCGATGGGGAAATCAGAGCAGCCGTCCTACAGGGCTTTCCTTAGCGTGGACTCACGTCCAGTGCTCAGAGGGGCAGCTGTGCACATGGTGGCAGTCCCGTCGGCTGCTCCATCTGAGTTACAGGCGCAGCCGCTCTCCGGCATCcccacggtgggggggggggggggggggggggagcgatGAGGGCCTCGATCACACCCGAGCGGCTTGCCTACGCCACAATTTCTGGCTCTGCTGACGCCAGCTGAGGCCACGACTTCTCTTCGCACCACTAGGAGGCAGCCTGGAGTGGGCAGGGGAGTGGCCATTCCCCAAAACCTTCGGGGACATGCCATGGCCAGACATGCTGGGGGccgggcaggggggtggggaggggacgcACCCTCCCCCACGAGATGCGTGAATACAGGCTGCGCCCAGTAGTCACCTACTTTTTGATGAGCTTGGAGAGACGCTTCCTGTTGAAGGGAGGGATGTTCTTCTTGTTAGTGATTTCCAGGAGTCGGTCGGCAACGGCCTTGTAGTCGAACTGCACAAGAAGAGCAGCAAGCGTGACCCGCAGGCGACCCACTCTTAGAAAGGCCCTTCCGCTGGTGACAGACACCGGCGGCGTGGGACTCCGGGCACACTCAGCAGGACGGTCCACAGGTGAGGGCTAAGACCCAGTGACCAAGATGTTCAGGGCCATGTTTGAAAAATCTGTTCTACTTTTTGTTGGGGGACGCTAGTCCTCGTCCGTTCTATTtattctctccttaaaaaaagtCGTGGTAAATAAACCACACCCCATGAAACTTGTCCAGGTGTGTGTCTTTGTAAATTTACTCTAGATGTCCAACTCGCGCTTGGCAACACGGTAACCTTTACTGGAAAAGCACGGAGCTGCCTTTGTTGTAGGGAACGGGATTTACGGTTCAGGCCAAAGTGGAGACTAACATCTTTCAAAATTCCGTCCCCTTCGTCTCCAGTAAGCTCATCGTAAGGAAGAGGACGTCAGCAGGCGAAGGGATTAGAGATGACTGCATACTCGGGCCGTGCAGAAAATGAGCTGTGTCCCTAATTCCCATTTAGCCAGGCCTCGCCACAGCAAGTCCACGTTCTACCAACCTGGAGCAGGGGCCCGGCGTCCTCCAGGCGCCCTCCAGGCTCCCCGTCGTCGTGGACCCCGTCCTTTCTGGACTGCTGCTTGCCCAGCGCTATCAAAACACACCCAGAGACAGAGCTCTTGAAACACAAGGCCACGACTACTTCCACAGGAGCCGTCTCTGTCTCTGCACAGAGAAAATCCTGCCAACACATTTGTCAGCTCCCGAAGAAGTCTGTTAAAGGAAGTCGCGGACAAATCGCACATTTTGCCTTTCAGTGATGTCACAGACAAAACCTCTGCTGCCCTCAGTACCCTCCAGTGCTCTGTCTTCCCGTCGACCCCAGCGGGGACAGGAGGCCCGGGCACATGGGAGCAGAGCACTCGGGAGTCTGTCCCGGTTTCAGGTAAATTTGGGATGACGTACTAATGTCTCACAGGGCTGCCGTGGCAGACATGAATTATTAATAATGCGACTCGtgacatttaaaaaggaattcgAAGAGCCCTGATGCCCATGAAGAAGCAGATAGAAATCA encodes the following:
- the RRP1B gene encoding ribosomal RNA processing protein 1 homolog B isoform X4, giving the protein MAPAMQPAELQFAQRLASQEKGIRERAVRKLRQYLSVKTQRETGGFSQEELLKIWKGLFYCMWVQDEPLLQEELANTISQLVHVVNNSEAQHLFIQTFWQTMNREWKGIDRLRLDKFYMLIRLVLRQSFEVLKRDGWEESRIKLFLDVLMKEILHPESQSPNGVKFHFIGIYLHELSKVGGRELLADQNLKFIDPFCKIAARTKDQTLVQTIARGVLEVIVDQSPFSPEETLEEQKTQVGETAFSEKEMPENEAAWRKPVNIKQTALGKQQSRKDGVHDDGEPGGRLEDAGPLLQFDYKAVADRLLEITNKKNIPPFNRKRLSKLIKKFRDLSEAGSVSQFGFVDGVSADEDDQTLDRGRQKRKGNKVLERTELEKERGNKLSLAEEEESEASVQKRKRKKKKKNHFQPEHSGSGPEAVRPEQNGGGKPEASAGKAPKTPLEPGTVATSGPQEQSGVEPAPVHSRRKRPRKRSPRVQGGGVEPASPLPPEDAAPGASPAGGAPIPKKKRKLGALPVNGSGPPVLAWPLSPGRRLKKKKGEPSSLDLHSPSGQKAVILKKRKRRKEGPESVSLSGVPEAEATLVPALGGGGVSSPSKKRPLRPENDFVRFDTPFLPKPLFFRKAKSSTAVASVPRALQRDKTPSKKVTFGLNRNMTAEFKKTDKSILVSPTGPSRVAFNPEQRPLHGVLKTPTGSPASTPPGPRKLLPAVPKRRPTAADFF
- the RRP1B gene encoding ribosomal RNA processing protein 1 homolog B isoform X3, whose translation is MAPAMQPAELQFAQRLASQEKGIRERAVRKLRQYLSVKTQRETGGFSQEELLKIWKGLFYCMWVQDEPLLQEELANTISQLVHVVNNSEAQHLFIQTFWQTMNREWKGIDRLRLDKFYMLIRLVLRQSFEVLKRDGWEESRIKLFLDVLMKEILHPESQSPNGVKFHFIGIYLHELSKVGGRELLADQNLKFIDPFCKIAARTKDQTLVQTIARGVLEVIVDQSPFSPEETLEEQKTQVGETAFSEKEMPENEAAWRKPVNIKLALGKQQSRKDGVHDDGEPGGRLEDAGPLLQFDYKAVADRLLEITNKKNIPPFNRKRLSKLIKKFRDLSEAGSVSQFGFVDGVSADEDDQTLDRGRQKRKGNKVLERTELEKERGNKLSLAEEEESEASVQKRKRKKKKKNHFQPEHSGSGPEAVRPEQNGGGKPEASAGKAPKTPLEPGTVATSGPQEQSGVEPAPVHSRRKRPRKRSPRVQGGGVEPASPLPPEDAAPGSPSSACAQALTSGASPAGGAPIPKKKRKLGALPVNGSGPPVLAWPLSPGRRLKKKKGEPSSLDLHSPSGQKAVILKKRKRRKEGPESVSLSGVPEAEATLVPALGGGGVSSPSKKRPLRPENDFVRFDTPFLPKPLFFRKAKSSTAVASVPRALQRDKTPSKKVTFGLNRNMTAEFKKTDKSILVSPTGPSRVAFNPEQRPLHGVLKTPTGSPASTPPGPRKLLPAVPKRRPTAADFF
- the RRP1B gene encoding ribosomal RNA processing protein 1 homolog B isoform X5; this encodes MAPAMQPAELQFAQRLASQEKGIRERAVRKLRQYLSVKTQRETEHLFIQTFWQTMNREWKGIDRLRLDKFYMLIRLVLRQSFEVLKRDGWEESRIKLFLDVLMKEILHPESQSPNGVKFHFIGIYLHELSKVGGRELLADQNLKFIDPFCKIAARTKDQTLVQTIARGVLEVIVDQSPFSPEETLEEQKTQVGETAFSEKEMPENEAAWRKPVNIKQTALGKQQSRKDGVHDDGEPGGRLEDAGPLLQFDYKAVADRLLEITNKKNIPPFNRKRLSKLIKKFRDLSEAGSVSQFGFVDGVSADEDDQTLDRGRQKRKGNKVLERTELEKERGNKLSLAEEEESEASVQKRKRKKKKKNHFQPEHSGSGPEAVRPEQNGGGKPEASAGKAPKTPLEPGTVATSGPQEQSGVEPAPVHSRRKRPRKRSPRVQGGGVEPASPLPPEDAAPGSPSSACAQALTSGASPAGGAPIPKKKRKLGALPVNGSGPPVLAWPLSPGRRLKKKKGEPSSLDLHSPSGQKAVILKKRKRRKEGPESVSLSGVPEAEATLVPALGGGGVSSPSKKRPLRPENDFVRFDTPFLPKPLFFRKAKSSTAVASVPRALQRDKTPSKKVTFGLNRNMTAEFKKTDKSILVSPTGPSRVAFNPEQRPLHGVLKTPTGSPASTPPGPRKLLPAVPKRRPTAADFF
- the RRP1B gene encoding ribosomal RNA processing protein 1 homolog B isoform X1; this encodes MAPAMQPAELQFAQRLASQEKGIRERAVRKLRQYLSVKTQRETGGFSQEELLKIWKGLFYCMWVQDEPLLQEELANTISQLVHVVNNSEAQHLFIQTFWQTMNREWKGIDRLRLDKFYMLIRLVLRQSFEVLKRDGWEESRIKLFLDVLMKEILHPESQSPNGVKFHFIGIYLHELSKVGGRELLADQNLKFIDPFCKIAARTKDQTLVQTIARGVLEVIVDQSPFSPEETLEEQKTQVGETAFSEKEMPENEAAWRKPVNIKQTALGKQQSRKDGVHDDGEPGGRLEDAGPLLQFDYKAVADRLLEITNKKNIPPFNRKRLSKLIKKFRDLSEAGSVSQFGFVDGVSADEDDQTLDRGRQKRKGNKVLERTELEKERGNKLSLAEEEESEASVQKRKRKKKKKNHFQPEHSGSGPEAVRPEQNGGGKPEASAGKAPKTPLEPGTVATSGPQEQSGVEPAPVHSRRKRPRKRSPRVQGGGVEPASPLPPEDAAPGSPSSACAQALTSGASPAGGAPIPKKKRKLGALPVNGSGPPVLAWPLSPGRRLKKKKGEPSSLDLHSPSGQKAVILKKRKRRKEGPESVSLSGVPEAEATLVPALGGGGVSSPSKKRPLRPENDFVRFDTPFLPKPLFFRKAKSSTAVASVPRALQRDKTPSKKVTFGLNRNMTAEFKKTDKSILVSPTGPSRVAFNPEQRPLHGVLKTPTGSPASTPPGPRKLLPAVPKRRPTAADFF
- the RRP1B gene encoding ribosomal RNA processing protein 1 homolog B isoform X6, which translates into the protein MNREWKGIDRLRLDKFYMLIRLVLRQSFEVLKRDGWEESRIKLFLDVLMKEILHPESQSPNGVKFHFIGIYLHELSKVGGRELLADQNLKFIDPFCKIAARTKDQTLVQTIARGVLEVIVDQSPFSPEETLEEQKTQVGETAFSEKEMPENEAAWRKPVNIKQTALGKQQSRKDGVHDDGEPGGRLEDAGPLLQFDYKAVADRLLEITNKKNIPPFNRKRLSKLIKKFRDLSEAGSVSQFGFVDGVSADEDDQTLDRGRQKRKGNKVLERTELEKERGNKLSLAEEEESEASVQKRKRKKKKKNHFQPEHSGSGPEAVRPEQNGGGKPEASAGKAPKTPLEPGTVATSGPQEQSGVEPAPVHSRRKRPRKRSPRVQGGGVEPASPLPPEDAAPGSPSSACAQALTSGASPAGGAPIPKKKRKLGALPVNGSGPPVLAWPLSPGRRLKKKKGEPSSLDLHSPSGQKAVILKKRKRRKEGPESVSLSGVPEAEATLVPALGGGGVSSPSKKRPLRPENDFVRFDTPFLPKPLFFRKAKSSTAVASVPRALQRDKTPSKKVTFGLNRNMTAEFKKTDKSILVSPTGPSRVAFNPEQRPLHGVLKTPTGSPASTPPGPRKLLPAVPKRRPTAADFF